From a single Pleurodeles waltl isolate 20211129_DDA chromosome 8, aPleWal1.hap1.20221129, whole genome shotgun sequence genomic region:
- the LOC138249007 gene encoding spidroin-2-like, protein MPASFFLSLAGPASFCASLTGPASFYLSLAGPASVCADLAGPASFCAGLAGPASFCPGLAGPASFYAGLAGPASFCPGLAGPASLYAGLAGPASFCAGLAGPASFCAGLAGPASFCASLAGPASFCPGLAGPASFYANLAGPASFCAGLASPASFCAVLASPASFYAGLAGPASLYAGLAGPASFCAGLAGPASFCAGLAGPAGPASFCATLAGPASFCPGLAGPASFCAGLAGPASFCAGLASPASFYAGLAGPASFCAGLASPASFCPGLAGPASFYANLAGPASFYAGLAGPASFCPGLAGPASLYAGLAGPASFCAGLAGPASFCAGLAGPASFCASLAGPASFCPGLAGPASFYANLAGPASFSAGLASPASFCAVLASPASFYAGLAGPASLYAGLAGPASFCAGLAGPASFCAGLAGPAGPASFCASLAGPASFCPGLAGPASFCAGLAGPASFCAGLASPASFYAGLAGPASFCAGLASPASFYAGLAGPASFYAGLAGPASFCAGLASPASFYAGLAGPASFCAGLAGPESFFRSLAGLASFCTKK, encoded by the coding sequence ATGCCTGCATCCTTCTTTCTAAGCCTggcaggtcctgcatccttctgtgCAAGTCTGACAGGTCCTGCATCGTTCTATCTAAGCCTGGCAGGTCCTGCATCTGTCTGTGCTGACTTggcaggtcctgcatccttctgtgCTGGCTTGGCAGGTCCTGCGTCCTTCTGTCCTGGCCTGGCAGGTCCTGCGTCCTTCTATGCTGGCCTGGCAGGTCCTGCGTCCTTCTGTCCTGGCCTGGCAGGTCCTGCGTCCTTGTATGCTGGCCTGGCAGGTCCTGCGTCCTTCTGTGCTGGCCTggcaggtcctgcatccttctgtgCTGGCCTGGCAGGTCCTGCGTCCTTCTGTGCTAGCTTGGCTGGTCCTGCGTCCTTCTGTCCTGGCCTGGCAGGTCCTGCGTCCTTCTATGCTAACCTGGCAGGTCCTGCGTCCTTCTGTGCTGGCTTGGCAAGTCCTGCGTCCTTCTGTGCTGTCCTGGCAAGTCCTGCGTCCTTCTATGCTGGCCTGGCAGGTCCTGCGTCCTTGTATGCTGGCCTGGCAGGTCCTGCGTCCTTCTGTGCTGGCCTggcaggtcctgcatccttctgtgCTGGCCTGGCAGGTCCtgcaggtcctgcatccttctgtgCTACCTTGGCAGGTCCTGCGTCCTTCTGTCCTGGCCTGGCAGGTCCTGCGTCCTTCTGTGCTGGCTTGGCAGGTCCTGCGTCCTTCTGTGCTGGCCTGGCAAGTCCTGCGTCCTTCTATGCTGGCCTGGCAGGTCCTGCGTCCTTCTGTGCTGGCCTGGCAAGTCCTGCGTCCTTCTGTCCTGGCCTGGCAGGTCCTGCGTCCTTCTATGCTAACCTGGCAGGTCCTGCGTCCTTCTATGCTGGCCTGGCAGGTCCTGCGTCCTTCTGTCCTGGCCTGGCAGGTCCTGCGTCCTTGTATGCTGGCCTGGCAGGTCCTGCGTCCTTCTGTGCTGGCCTggcaggtcctgcatccttctgtgCTGGCCTGGCAGGTCCTGCGTCCTTCTGTGCTAGCTTGGCTGGTCCTGCGTCCTTCTGTCCTGGCCTGGCAGGTCCTGCGTCCTTCTATGCTAACCTGGCAGGTCCTGCGTCCTTCTCTGCTGGCTTGGCAAGTCCTGCGTCCTTCTGTGCTGTCCTGGCAAGTCCTGCGTCCTTCTATGCTGGCCTGGCAGGTCCTGCGTCCTTGTATGCTGGCCTGGCAGGTCCTGCGTCCTTCTGTGCTGGCCTggcaggtcctgcatccttctgtgCTGGCCTGGCAGGTCCtgcaggtcctgcatccttctgtgCTAGCTTGGCAGGTCCTGCGTCCTTCTGTCCTGGCCTGGCAGGTCCTGCGTCCTTCTGTGCTGGCTTGGCAGGTCCTGCGTCCTTCTGTGCTGGCCTGGCAAGTCCTGCGTCCTTCTATGCTGGCTTGGCAGGTCCTGCGTCCTTCTGTGCTGGCCTGGCAAGTCCTGCGTCCTTCTATGCTGGCCTGGCAGGTCCTGCGTCCTTCTATGCTGGCCTggcaggtcctgcatccttctgtgCTGGCCTGGCAAGTCCTGCGTCCTTCTATGCTGGCCTGGCAGGTCCTGCGTCCTTCTGTGCTGGCTTGGCAGGTCCTGAGTCCTTCTTTCGAAGTCTGGCAGGTCTTGCATCCTTCTGTACAAAAAAGTAG
- the LOC138249008 gene encoding tyrosinase-like has product MMLSLVVLALSLITAAKSQFHPDCSTEAALSNRRCCPVFEGSECGSASGRGSCVQTQLQDPYITDTRCNWPYQQYDHICKCSGNYDGADCGKCKPFYHGADCSEFVPCVRKELRELTAAERKQFTDTLCLAKSTTSTSCVAQTGGDLGDVSTYTFEPTSEYDCIVAVHGSSAMLVKDGDNWTFHDLMHYGPAFGPSHRCLLMRLERLLQQLSGNKSMCLPYWDWTKDGTACSVCTDDLLGKVGSDGRIVGQSCFANWKVGLTPCWGPIMHVLGRLPSPCFTDLGLLPSPCFIDQKEGLFT; this is encoded by the coding sequence ATGATGCTGTCTCTTGTGGTCTTGGCGCTTTCCctcatcactgcagcaaagagccaGTTTCACCCAGACTGCTCCACTGAGGCGGCCCTCAGTAACAGGCGCTGCTGCCCAGTCTTCGAGGGGAGTGAGTGTGGCAGCGCCAGTGGCCGAGGGTCCTGCGTACAGACCCAGCTGCAGGACCCCTATATAACTGACACACGCTGCAACTGGCCCTACCAGCAGTATGATCACATCTGCAAGTGCAGTGGAAACTACGATGGGGCAGACTGTGGGAAATGCAAGCCCTTCTACCATGGAGCCGACTGCTCGGAGTTCGTCCCATGTGTGCGCAAGGAGCTGCGCGAACTCACGGCCGCGGAGAGGAAGCAGTTCACGGACACCCTCTGCCTGGCCaagagcaccaccagcaccagttgTGTGGCCCAGACTGGGGGGGACCTCGGGGATGTCAGCACCTACACCTTTGAACCCACCTCCGAGTATGACTGCATCGTCGCCGTCCATGGTAGTTCCGCTATGCTTGTCAAGGACGGAGACAACTGGACCTTCCATGACCTTATGCACTATGGCCCAGCCTTCGGGCCAAGCCATCGCTGTCTGCTGATGCGCTTGGAGCGCTTGCTGCAACAGCTGTCTGGAAACAAGAGTATGTGCCTTCCGTACTGGGACTGGACGAAGGACGGCACCGCCTGCTCCGTGTGCACCGACGACCTCTTGGGCAAAGTCGGCTCTGATGGGAGGATTGTGGGCCAGTCCTGCTTCGCCAACTGGAAGGTAGGTCTCACTCCTTGCTGGGGACCCATAATGCATGTTCTGGGGCGGCTCCCCTCCCCCTGCTTCACTGACCTTGGGCTGCTCCCCTCCCCATGCTTCATTGACCAGAAGGAAGGCCTCTTTACTTGA